The proteins below come from a single Papaver somniferum cultivar HN1 chromosome 11, ASM357369v1, whole genome shotgun sequence genomic window:
- the LOC113321386 gene encoding kinesin-like protein KIN-5D, protein MDPQTQLRRLVSLSPSQTPRSTDKATRDLRSGDGNSSHKHDKDKGVNVQVLLRCRPLSDDEMRVNTPVVISCNENRREVNAVQNIANKQIDRTFAFDKVFGPTSQQQDLYEQAVSPIVNEVLEGYNCTIFAYGQTGTGKTYTMEGGGKKAKNGEFPSDAGVIPRSVREIFDILEAQNAEYSMKVTFLELYNEEISDLLAPEEISRFVDDKSKKPIALMEDGKGGVFVRGLEEEIVTTASEIYKVLEKGSAKRKTAETLLNKQSSRSHSIFSITIHIKECTPEGEELIKCGKLNLVDLAGSENISRSGAREGRAREAGEINKSLLTLGRVINALVEHSGHVPYRDSKLTRLLRDSLGGKTKTCIIATVSPSIHCLEETLSTLDYAHRAKNIKNKPEVNQKMMKSAVIKDLYSEIDRLKQEVYAAREKNGIYIPRDRYLQEEAEKKAMAEKIERMELNSEFKDKQLEGLQDLHNAQLLLTAELSEKLEKTQKKLENTEHALFDLEERYRQANATIKEKEFLISNLLRAEKALVERAFELRSELENAASDVSGLFAKIERKDKIEDGNRNIVQKFQSQLTQQLEVLHKTVSASVVQQEQQLKEMEEDMHSFVSTKADATEELRGRVGKLQTMYNSGIKTLDDLAGELDGNSSSTFANMNLEVSKHSSALEDLLKGVAKEADVLLTKLQSSLSNQGDKLTSYAQQQREGYSRAVETTRSISRITVNFFQTLDVHASKLSQIVEESQTANDQKLCDLEQKYEECAANEEKQLLAKVAELLASSSARKKKLVQTAVAGLRESALCRTDELRQEVSTMQDFTGSVKGEWTTYMEKTETNYCEDTAAVDSGKNDLDEVLKQCMTKAKMGAQQWKDAQESLISVEKANAASVDSIVRSGMEANQILRGRLSAAASSSLEDVDIANKSLLSSIDHSLKLDHEARGNISSMVDPCCEDMRELKSGHYHKIVEITDNAGNCLEKEYTVDEPSCSTPRKRSYNLPSMSSIEELRTPAFEELLKPFWEAKSGKHANGGDVKHLSGPYEISAQSLRDSRLPLTAIN, encoded by the exons ATGGATCCACAAACGCAGCTGAGGAGATTAGTATCTTTATCGCCTTCACAAACACCTCGTTCAACTGATAAGGCGACAAGAGATCTGCGGTCAGGAGACGGAAATTCTAGTCATAAACACGATAAAGATAAAGGAGTTAATGTTCAGGTTCTACTTCGATGCAG GCCTTTAAGTGATGATGAAATGAGGGTTAATACACCTGTAGTGATTTCCTGTAatgagaatagaagagaagtgAATGCAGTTCAGAATATAGCAAACAAACAAATTGACAGGACATTTGCATTTGATAAG GTCTTTGGTCCAACATCCCAACAACAAGACTTGTATGAGCAAGCTGTTTCTCCTATTGTGAATGAAGTCCTAGAAGGCTATAACTGCACAATTTTTGCCTATGGTCAAACAGGGACTGGGAAAACGTACACTATGGAAGGGGGAGGGAAGAAAGCCAAG AATGGGGAATTTCCAAGTGATGCTGGTGTCATACCTAGATCTGTTAGGGAAATTTTCGATATACTTGAAGCCCAGAATGCTGAGTACAGCATGAAAGTAACATTCCTGGAGTTGTACAATGAAGAGATAAGTGATCTTTTGGCTCCAGAAGAAATATCAAGATTTGTTGATGACAAGTCGAAAAAGCCAATCGCCCTCATGGAAGATGGGAAAGGGGGTGTTTTTGTAAGAGGTCTGGAAGAAGAGATAGTGACTACTGCAAGTGAAATATATAAAGTATTGGAAAAAGGGTCTGCGAAGAGGAAAACTGCAGAAACTCTTCTTAACAAGCAAAGTAGTCGTTCTCACTCTATATTTTCAATCACCATTCACATAAAGGAGTGCACGCCTGAAGGAGAAGAGCTAATCAAATGTGGAAAGCTTAACCTTGTTGATCTTGCTGGGTCTGAGAACATTTCACGTTCTGGTGCGAGAGAG GGTAGAGCAAGAGAAGCTGGAGAGATTAATAAAAGCTTGCTTACACTAGGCAGAGTCATTAATGCGCTTGTTGAGCACTCCGGACATGTTCCGTACAG GGACAGCAAGTTGACAAGATTACTGCGGGATTCCTTGGGAGGGAAAACCAAGACATGCATAATTGCCACTGTATCACCCTCCATCCACTGTTTGGAAGAGACTCTCAGTACCCTAGATTATGCACACCGCGCTAAAAATATCAAGAACAAGCCTGAG GTGAATCAGAAGATGATGAAATCTGCAGTAATCAAGGATTTGTACTCCGAGATTGACCGCCTTAAGCAAG AGGTTTATGCTGCAAGAGAGAAGAATGGTATCTATATCCCTCGGGATCGATATCttcaagaagaagctgagaaaaAG GCCATGGCTGAGAAAATAGAGCGCATGGAACTTAATTCGGAATTCAAGGACAAG CAATTGGAAGGGCTCCAGGACCTTCATAATGCTCAGTTATTGTTGACAGCAGAGTTGAGTGAAAAACTCGAAAAAACTCAG AAAAAACTCGAAAATACTGAACATGCACTTTTCGATCTAGAAGAGAGATATAGACAAGCAAATGCAACCatcaaagaaaaagaatttttgaTCTCTAATCTCCTTCGAGCAG AAAAAGCCCTTGTTGAAAGGGCATTTGAGCTTCGATCAGAACTAGAGAATGCAGCATCAGATGTGTCAGGATTGTTCGCCAAAATTG AGCGCAAAGATAAAATAGAAGATGGAAACAGAAATATTGTCCAGAAATTCCAATCTCAATTGACTCAGCAACTTGAGGTCTTGCACAAGACAGTGTCAGCTTCTGTGGTGCAGCAGGAACAACAACTTAAAGAAATGGAGGAAGATATGCATTCTTTTGTTTCCACAAAGGCAGAT GCTACTGAAGAACTTCGAGGACGGGTTGGAAAGCTACAAACCATGTATAATTCAGGAATTAAAACTCTAGATGATCTAGCAGGGGAACTTGATGGAAATTCTAGTTCAACTTTTGCGAACATGAATTTAGAGGTTTCTAAACACTCATCTGCCCTTGAGGAT CTTTTGAAGGGCGTGGCTAAAGAGGCTGACGTTCTACTTACGAAACTTCAAAGTAGCCTCTCCAATCAAGGGGATAAGCTGACATCGTATGCACAGCAACAGCGTGAG GGATACTCCAGAGCAGTGGAAACCACTCGGTCTATTTCCAGAATTACAGTAAACTTCTTCCAGACATTAGACGTACATGCTTCAAAATTGTCTCAGATAGTGGAAGAATCACAAACTGCCAATGACCAGAAATTGTGCGACCTTGAACAGAAATACGAG GAGTGCGCGGCTAATGAAGAAAAACAACTTTTAGCGAAAGTAGCAGAGCTACTAGCAAGTTCAAGTGCAAGGAAGAAAAAGCTG GTTCAGACAGCAGTTGCCGGTCTTCGAGAGAGTGCATTGTGCAGAACTGATGAATTACGTCAAGAAGTGTCAACAATGCAAGATTTCACTGGGTCTGTTAAAGGAGAGTGGACAACTTACATGGAAAAAACGGAAACTAATTATTGCGAGGATACTGCTGCAGTTGACAGTGGAAAGAATGATTTGGACGAAGTTCTTAAGCAGTG TATGACCAAGGCAAAAATGGGTGCACAACAATGGAAAGATGCACAAGAGTCCCTCATTAGTGTGGAGAAAGCCAATGCTGCATCTGTAGATTCAATTGTTCG GAGCGGAATGGAAGCCAACCAGATTCTTCGTGGTCGACTATCTGCTGCTGCCTCATCTTCTCTTGAAGATGTAGATATTGCAAACAAGAGTCTCCTTTCATCTATTGACC ATTCATTAAAACTTGATCATGAGGCACGTGGGAACATCAGTTCTATGGTTGATCCTTGTTGTGAGGATATGAGGGAACTGAAGAGTGGTCACTACCACAAGATTGTTGAGATCACAGACAATGCAGGAAACTGTCTTGAGAAGGAGTACACG GTGGATGAGCCATCTTGTTCAACCCCAAGAAAGAGATCGTACAATCTACCAAGCATGTCATCCATCGAAGAACTCAGAACTCCGGCATTTGAGGAGTTGTTGAAGCCATTTTGGGAAGCAAAGTCAGGCAAGCATGCAAATGGGGGGGATGTAAAGCATTTATCAGGGCCATACGAGATCAGCGCTCAGTCGTTGAGAGACTCTAGACTTCCTCTCACTGCTATTAATTAA